CGTCGCGGTGAACGTCTCCCTCGGCCTCTTCAACCTGCTCCCGATCCCCCCGCTCGACGGCTTCGGCGTCGTGGAGAGCTTCGCTCCCGCCCGGTGGATCCGCGGGGTGATGTTCGTGCGGCGTTACGGTTTCATCCTCCTCGTCGTGGCGATCTTCACCGGAGGCCTTTCGGCCGTCCTGGGGCCGCCGCAGAGGTTCCTGTTCCAGCTCCTTCTCGGAGGTCCCTCGTGAGCGAACCGGCGAAGAAGATCGTCCTCTCGGGCCTGCGCCCGACGGGCCGGGTCCACCTCGGCAACTACTGGGGCGCGGTGAAGAACTGGGTCGACCTTCAGGACCAGTACGACTGCCGGTACTTCGTGGCCGACCTGCACGCCCTGACGACCGACTACGCCGACACGTCGGCGATCCGCGAGTCGACGATCGAGGCCGTGACGGACTGGCTCTCGGTGGGCCTCGACCCGGAGAAGGCCGTGGTCTTCGTGCAGTCGCAGGTGCCGCAGACGGCGGAGCTGGCGCTCATCTTCGGGATGATCACGCCGCTCGGCTGGCTGGAGCGGGTGCCCACCTACAAGGAGCAGCTCCAGGAGCTGCGGGAGAAGGAGCTCGGGACTTTCGGGTTCCTCGGCTACCCGGTCCTCATGACGGCGGACATCGCCCTCTACCGCGGCCACTACGTCCCGGTCGGGAAGGACCAGGAGAGCCACCTCGAGATCTGCCGCGAGATCGTCCGCCGCTTCAACGGGATGTACGGAGAGGTATTCCCCGAGCCTCAGGCGCTCTTCACGGCGACCCCGAAGGTCCCGGGCCTGGACGGTCGGAAGATGTCGAAGAGCTACGGGAACACGATCGCCCTCTCCGATTCGGCCGAAGACGTGAAGACGAAGGTCATGTCGATGGTCACCGACCCGAAGCGTGCACGCCGCACGGATGCCGGGGACCCCGCCACCTGCAATCTCTTCCCGTTCCACCTCCTCTATTCGCCGAAGGAGGAGATCGCCCAGGTGGACGAAGAGTGCCGCGCCGCGACCCGTGGCTGCGTCGACTGCAAGAAGCACCTCATCCGGAACATGAACACGGCGCTCGAGCCCGTTCGCGCGAAGCGGGAAGAGATCACCGCGAAGCCGGGATTCGTCCGTGAGGTCCTCCAGGAGGGCGGCGCGAGGGCGCGGGCCCTCGCCTCCTCCACGATGCAGGACGTC
The sequence above is a segment of the Holophagales bacterium genome. Coding sequences within it:
- the trpS gene encoding tryptophan--tRNA ligase translates to MSEPAKKIVLSGLRPTGRVHLGNYWGAVKNWVDLQDQYDCRYFVADLHALTTDYADTSAIRESTIEAVTDWLSVGLDPEKAVVFVQSQVPQTAELALIFGMITPLGWLERVPTYKEQLQELREKELGTFGFLGYPVLMTADIALYRGHYVPVGKDQESHLEICREIVRRFNGMYGEVFPEPQALFTATPKVPGLDGRKMSKSYGNTIALSDSAEDVKTKVMSMVTDPKRARRTDAGDPATCNLFPFHLLYSPKEEIAQVDEECRAATRGCVDCKKHLIRNMNTALEPVRAKREEITAKPGFVREVLQEGGARARALASSTMQDVADAMKLL